GTTGTCATGTTCGGTTCTCCTTCATCCGCGAAGCGGTCTTGGTCCTGCGAAGCAGGAGCACCCGCTCCTGCTTCCCGAGCTCGTGCGGAACAGCGGGGGAGAAGGGGGCAAGGAGAAAAAGACGAGGGGTATCACCCACCCGGAGGACGGTGGCTAAAGACGCCGGCCGGAGCGGCGAACACGCGATCGCGTGTTCGTCCTGCAGGACGCATCCGCGGCCGAAGGATGGGGAAACGGCTTTTTGTCCTTGCTGGGAAGAGGGGGCGGAGCCTTCTTTTCCCGCTCAAAGGGAAAGATCCCGCCGGCGGTGGCGGCGTCATGGTGCTGCGAATGCAGCCCTGGCAGAGGGATCGTTACCGGTATCGGCGCAGACACCGGCGGTGGCTGCGTTCGCATGGCGAATAGAGCTCGTCCGCGGAAGCGGCTGACCCTAACGTTTCGCTATATTAGGCATCAAGCGTTCGACCAGCTTTGCGGCCTAGAGGAAACGCGCTGATGATTTGTCTTTCCGGCGGAAAGTGCTTATCTTTATCGCATTGAAATATTGTCAGGAATCGACGTTTATGGAGCTGACTATTACGCTGGCTGGTCTGCTTGCAATTGCCCTGGCGCTTTACATGATGCTGTCTTCATGGGGAAAATCTCTCTCCTTCAAGATCAAGTGCTTGATCTTTAGTGCGATCGTCTTCTGCTTGGCAGCGCTCTGGTGCGTGGTCTACGGACCGGAAAAATGGTTCATGATACAAGCCGGCATTGTCATCGTCGTTGCGACGCTGATCGGTCTCTTCTCCTCAGGCAAAGCTTGATCGGAATTGTCATAGCCCATTGGGCGAAATGACAGCTTTAGAAGCAGAGTTTAAGCAAGCGACAACCCCGGCCGGAAGGCCGGGGCGCTGCGCCCTTGGGATCAATCCCAGGGAATGACGGCCATCAGGGCTTCGTCGTCCTGACCTGGATAGCGGCCGAGGTTGGCGTTGAGCCTGCCGTATCCGGTATTGACGGTGAGGGTGAAGTATTCGCCGCCGCTCTGGTTCTGTTTCTTCCAGATCCCACCGATCTCGACGCGTTTGCCGCGCGGGCTCTTGGCGAAGAGGCGATAGGCAGGCGCCTTGGCGTTGGTGCTTTCGAATTCCTCGCCTGAGATGTCGAGGTCGTAGGCGATTGAGGCGATATTGCCGGACAGCGTGCCGTTGTCGTTGAAGCGGATGAAGTTGACGAGATCGGTCATTGCAGTGTCTCCTTTGTTTGCGTTGCCGATGGTCACGACAAACGGCGGGAGAGAGGGCGGACTGCACCCGGAGTGCTCACAGCACCGGAGGGGCGTAGTGCAACGAAGCGCCGCCTCAGAAGGGGATTTTGCCGCGCGAGGAATGGCGCTCAGCGCGACAAGCGGAGCTTGCGCTGGGCGACGGGGGAAAATCATCTGCGGAGGCGGTTGCTGGCTGTCGGCCCGCCGTAGTGGTCCATCACTCGAGGCAACACGAACAAGGAGAAACGCAAGACGTGTGGTTTCGTCTCATCCGCGTTCAACGATAGATGCCCAGACGAGCAATGTCGTCTCTATCGCTGCCCGCGCGCTGAGTTGGGCTGGTGAATAGGAAGCACCACGTCTGTCGGCGCGGCGGCCAAACGTTTGATCCCGAATGCCATGCACGGGAATCGGTGGCATCTGGAAATACAAAGAAATGGAGCCGGCTATCGTGGCCACCTGACAACCGGCGCGTTGGGAGATGCGACTCACGATATGTCCGCCAAAAAGTTGTCAGACCATGCCTCAAGCCTCGACGCGGGACCGATCTCGGAGGCGCAACACCCGGCTTCCGGCCGGGGTTGCCGCCTGGGGCCAACGTTTGTCCAAAGGACATTCCGCTCCTGGGCGGGCGGGGAGTATCGAGGGGAGGGGATCGGGGCTTCCCTCGGGCCTGATCCGCGCTGCTCGATGCGGCACGGAACAGGAAGGCGCGGTAACGGCGCTCAAGCCGCCGGTCTGGTCTCAGATTTCGCAGCAAGGGATAGTCTGAAACCAAGGGCGTCCGCCACTTTGGCAATTGTTCCGAGTTCCGGATTTCCTTCTCCGTGTTACCTGCAACAGTGCAAAAGCTGCATTGAGTGTTGCCCGGTGTTTGACTGTTTTCTATTCTACAGCCTGATCATCAAGCATCGAAAGCTGACATGGACTCTCAACTCGACA
The Rhizobium lusitanum DNA segment above includes these coding regions:
- a CDS encoding DUF736 family protein; translation: MTDLVNFIRFNDNGTLSGNIASIAYDLDISGEEFESTNAKAPAYRLFAKSPRGKRVEIGGIWKKQNQSGGEYFTLTVNTGYGRLNANLGRYPGQDDEALMAVIPWD